A region from the Musa acuminata AAA Group cultivar baxijiao chromosome BXJ1-10, Cavendish_Baxijiao_AAA, whole genome shotgun sequence genome encodes:
- the LOC135595758 gene encoding amino acid permease 4-like, translating to MQKMGENGTAKYNQRPTFTPMEVSVELSHGNQLQGLGKCYDDDGRLKRSGTFWTASAHIVTAVIGSGVLSLAWAIAQLGWVAGPVVMLLFSFVTYYTSTLLADCYRSGDPDTGKRNYNYMDAVHAYLGGLKVKLCGCIQYANLFGVAVGYTIAASISMMAIRRSNCFHEKGHKNPCHTSSNPYMIMFGVVEIFLSQIPDFDQIWWLSIVAAVMSFTYSSIGLALGIVQAIDNKGFKGSLTGISIGVISPTQKIWRSLQAFGDIAFAYSFSLVLIEIQDTIKSPPPSEAKVMKKASLLSIIVTTLFYMLCGCMGYAAFGDKAPGNLLTGFGFYNPYWLLDIANAAIVVHLVGAYQVFSQPLFAFIEKWALKTWPDATFIAKEIAVPLTPTKRYKLSLFRLVWRSAFVVLTTVISMLLPFFNDVVGLLGALGFWPLTVYFPVEMYIVQKRIPRWSTRWVCLQMLSSACLVITVAAVIGSVAGIVTDLKVYRPFKTSY from the exons ATGCAGAAG ATGGGCGAGAACGGCACCGCTAAGTACAACCAACGACCAACTTTTACTCCTATGGAGGTCTCGGTTGAGCTCAGCCATGGGAATCAGCTCCAGGGACTCGGCAAATGCTACGACGACGATGGACGGCTTAAGAGGAGTG GGACCTTTTGGACGGCGAGCGCGCACATCGTCACGGCGGTGATCGGGTCCGGCGTGCTGTCGCTGGCCTGGGCCATCGCGCAGCTCGGCTGGGTCGCCGGCCCCGTGGTCATGCTCCTTTTCTCCTTCGTCACGTACTACACCTCGACTCTCCTTGCCGACTGCTACCGCTCCGGCGACCCAGACACCGGGAAGCGCAACTACAACTACATGGACGCGGTCCATGCCTACCTCG GTGGGCTAAAGGTCAAGCTCTGCGGATGCATCCAGTACGCCAACCTCTTCGGCGTCGCTGTTGGCTACACCATCGCTGCTTCCATCAGCATGAT GGCGATCAGGAGGTCTAATTGCTTCCACGAGAAGGGGCACAAGAACCCATGCCATACCTCCAGCAATCCTTACATGATCATGTTCGGTGTCGTGGAGATCTTCTTGTCGCAGATCCCCGACTTCGATCAGATATGGTGGCTCTCCATCGTCGCCGCGGTCATGTCCTTCACGTACTCGTCCATTGGCCTCGCCCTCGGCATCGTCCAAGCGATCG ATAACAAAGGTTTCAAAGGCAGCCTCACCGGAATCAGCATTGGCGTCATCTCCCCAACACAAAAGATTTGGCGCAGCCTCCAAGCTTTCGGCGACATTGCCTTCGCCTACTCCTTCTCCCTCGTCCTCATAGAGATCCAG GACACCATCAAATCCCCACCGCCGTCCGAGGCGAAGGTGATGAAGAAGGCTTCGCTGCTGAGCATCATCGTCACTACCCTTTTCTACATGCTCTGCGGCTGCATGGGCTACGCCGCGTTCGGGGACAAAGCGCCCGGCAACCTCCTCACCGGCTTCGGCTTCTACAACCCCTACTGGCTCCTCGACATCGCCAACGCCGCCATCGTCGTCCACCTCGTCGGCGCCTACCAGGTCTTCTCCCAGCCGCTCTTCGCCTTCATCGAGAAGTGGGCCCTCAAGACGTGGCCGGACGCCACCTTCATCGCCAAGGAGATCGCCGTACCCCTCACCCCGACCAAGCGCTACAAACTCAGCCTCTTCCGCCTGGTGTGGCGCTCCGCCTTCGTGGTGCTGACCACCGTCATATCCATGCTGCTACCCTTTTTCAACGACGTGGTCGGCCTGCTCGGCGCGCTCGGCTTCTGGCCATTAACAGTCTACTTCCCGGTGGAGATGTACATCGTCCAGAAAAGGATCCCCAGGTGGAGCACGAGGTGGGTGTGCCTGCAGATGCTAAGCTCAGCTTGTCTCGTGATCACCGTAGCAGCTGTCATCGGGTCCGTCGCCGGAATCGTCACCGACCTCAAGGTCTACCGGCCCTTCAAGACCAGTTACTGA
- the LOC135595011 gene encoding uncharacterized protein LOC135595011 → MMPPDDGRARNACIWFVSCFFFLILLVGGSLLVIYIVLPESQDTFWFPIAGFVLVGIPWLFWITTCIYRSVMAPKYDIERPPVRAAAVAPAAAGAAAASDSPVNSPSGGGGAADATPGAAPRGRDVDGDARDDSSLNSHESEEPLASSMS, encoded by the coding sequence ATGATGCCGCCCGACGATGGAAGAGCCCGTAACGCCTGCATATGGTTCGTCTCCTGTTTCTTCTTCCTCATCCTTCTCGTCGGGGGATCGCTCCTCGTGATCTACATCGTCCTGCCGGAATCACAAGACACGTTCTGGTTCCCCATCGCCGGCTTCGTCCTCGTCGGCATCCCTTGGCTCTTCTGGATCACCACCTGCATCTACCGATCCGTCATGGCTCCCAAGTACGACATCGAGAGGCCGCCCGTGAGGGCTGCCGCCGTCGCCCCGGCCGCTGCTGGTGCGGCCGCAGCCAGTGATTCGCCTGTCAATTCTCCCAGCGGCGGAGGCGGCGCCGCCGATGCTACGCCAGGCGCGGCGCCAAGGGGACGAGACGTAGATGGCGACGCGCGCGATGACTCCTCTCTCAATTCCCACGAGAGCGAGGAGCCGCTGGCTTCCTCCATGTCTTGA